From Fretibacterium sp. OH1220_COT-178, the proteins below share one genomic window:
- a CDS encoding TVP38/TMEM64 family protein, with the protein MPGRYGKPLILLAAMGSVLLLNRRYGWSDFLSGPGALEVLREAVHEDILRASLIYVAATAAGCVLLALPGATFAVVAGLLFGPVLGSFLCLVAATLGAVLAFLTGRYFLGDAVRPWVERNRCLNRILFEDAERSGIVLLMVTRLVPIFPYNLQNFAYGITGIGLWPYTLYTFLFMAPGVAFFTLGAAGLGDAENRTLYLILAGALAALVSAAGLRLRRRYVRETDA; encoded by the coding sequence ATGCCGGGACGATACGGCAAACCTCTGATCCTGCTCGCGGCCATGGGCTCCGTCCTGCTTCTGAACCGCCGCTACGGCTGGTCGGATTTCCTGTCGGGACCGGGCGCCCTGGAGGTTTTGCGGGAGGCGGTGCACGAGGATATCCTGAGGGCTTCGCTGATCTATGTCGCAGCAACGGCTGCCGGCTGCGTCCTCCTGGCCCTCCCGGGCGCGACCTTCGCCGTCGTCGCCGGACTTCTCTTCGGCCCCGTCCTGGGTTCCTTCCTGTGTCTCGTCGCAGCCACGTTGGGGGCGGTCCTGGCCTTCCTGACCGGACGTTATTTCCTGGGGGACGCCGTCCGGCCCTGGGTGGAGCGCAACCGATGCCTAAATCGCATCCTGTTCGAGGACGCCGAACGGAGCGGTATCGTGCTCCTGATGGTCACCCGCCTGGTGCCGATCTTCCCCTACAACCTGCAAAATTTCGCCTACGGGATCACGGGCATCGGGCTCTGGCCCTACACCCTTTACACCTTCCTCTTCATGGCGCCCGGCGTGGCCTTCTTCACCCTGGGAGCCGCGGGGCTGGGGGACGCGGAGAACCGAACGCTTTACCTGATCCTGGCCGGAGCTCTGGCCGCCCTCGTCTCCGCGGCGGGGCTCCGCCTGCGTCGGCGCTACGTGAGGGAAACGGATGCCTAG
- a CDS encoding TVP38/TMEM64 family protein: MILLLLFAGAIAAYFLHPAYRGIIDSIFAAFASGDFAAVRSFVERYGPMAAAVSFFLMVFQSVMAPLPAFLITFANANLFGWWRGAILSWSSAMAGAAVCFHIARILGRDVVERLSSRTALRSIDAFFERHGTQSVLIARLLPFVSFDIVSYAAGLTSMTFRSFFIATGVGQLPATIVYSYVGGMLTGGAKLMVTGLLILFALSILIVLLKQVYAERKKRATQTPCRDDTANL; the protein is encoded by the coding sequence GTGATCCTGCTGCTCCTGTTCGCAGGAGCAATCGCAGCCTACTTCCTCCATCCGGCGTACCGGGGCATCATCGACTCCATCTTCGCCGCCTTCGCGAGCGGCGACTTCGCCGCGGTGCGCAGCTTCGTCGAGCGTTACGGGCCCATGGCCGCCGCAGTCTCCTTCTTTTTGATGGTGTTCCAGTCCGTCATGGCGCCCCTCCCGGCCTTTCTGATCACCTTCGCCAACGCCAACCTCTTCGGCTGGTGGCGCGGAGCCATCCTCTCCTGGTCCAGCGCCATGGCCGGGGCCGCCGTCTGCTTCCATATCGCCCGCATTCTCGGCCGCGACGTGGTGGAAAGGCTCTCCAGCAGGACCGCCCTTCGCTCCATCGACGCCTTCTTCGAACGGCACGGTACCCAGAGCGTGCTCATCGCACGGCTCCTGCCGTTCGTCTCGTTCGATATCGTCAGCTACGCCGCGGGACTCACCTCCATGACGTTCCGCTCCTTCTTCATCGCCACGGGGGTGGGGCAGCTTCCCGCCACGATCGTCTACTCCTACGTCGGAGGAATGCTGACGGGCGGTGCCAAGCTGATGGTTACGGGGCTGCTCATCCTCTTCGCGCTCTCGATCCTGATCGTCCTGCTGAAGCAGGTTTATGCGGAGAGGAAAAAACGCGCCACCCAAACCCCATGCCGGGACGATACGGCAAACCTCTGA